A single Bifidobacterium scardovii JCM 12489 = DSM 13734 DNA region contains:
- a CDS encoding ROK family transcriptional regulator gives MTSTPSFAVKEHNRNAIARYLYAHAHATKQELERELGLSLPTITQNLRMLDGEGLITRGALQESTGGRKARSYEFNARHRVSIGVSMRPGDLVLCAVDLHGNVIAEADRAIPYRNTNAYYQRIGGIVNDFAAETEKDGTAALGVVFSVQGIVSADGTAITFGAIMGNTGLTLDVISQSVHYPCIMIRDCAASAMAELWADPTLTDAVCIYLDRRPGGAVIVGGGLHQGPNQCNGAIEHMCLVPNGKACYCGNRGCMDAYCSPETLPEDYESIPGFFSVLEQGETHHRERMDEWLERVAQAIVNARTMIAGDVIIGGEAAQYLDDGDIADLRARVERLSPFGTDRFVLRKSLRSDHQDAVGAALHPVEAYLEDICGK, from the coding sequence ATGACGTCGACGCCGTCGTTTGCGGTCAAGGAACACAATCGCAACGCGATTGCCAGGTACCTCTACGCCCACGCCCATGCCACCAAGCAGGAGCTGGAACGGGAGCTCGGGCTGAGCCTGCCCACCATCACGCAGAACCTGCGCATGCTGGACGGCGAGGGATTGATCACCCGCGGAGCGCTGCAGGAATCGACCGGCGGCCGCAAGGCCCGGTCATACGAATTCAATGCGCGTCACCGCGTATCCATCGGCGTATCGATGCGGCCCGGCGACCTGGTCCTGTGCGCCGTGGATCTTCACGGCAACGTCATCGCCGAAGCGGACCGCGCCATCCCCTACCGCAATACCAACGCGTACTATCAGCGTATCGGAGGCATCGTCAACGACTTCGCCGCGGAGACGGAGAAAGACGGCACGGCGGCTCTCGGCGTGGTCTTTTCGGTTCAGGGCATCGTTTCGGCGGACGGCACCGCGATCACCTTCGGCGCGATCATGGGCAACACCGGGCTCACGCTGGACGTCATCAGCCAATCGGTGCACTACCCGTGCATCATGATCCGCGACTGCGCCGCATCGGCCATGGCGGAACTGTGGGCCGATCCGACGCTGACCGACGCCGTCTGCATCTACCTGGACCGCCGGCCGGGCGGCGCCGTCATCGTCGGAGGCGGACTGCACCAAGGCCCCAACCAGTGCAACGGCGCCATCGAGCACATGTGCCTCGTGCCGAACGGCAAGGCATGCTACTGCGGCAACCGCGGCTGCATGGACGCCTACTGCTCGCCGGAGACGCTGCCGGAGGACTACGAGAGCATCCCCGGATTCTTCAGCGTGCTCGAACAGGGCGAGACGCACCACCGGGAACGCATGGACGAGTGGCTGGAGCGCGTGGCGCAGGCGATCGTCAACGCTCGCACCATGATCGCGGGCGACGTGATCATCGGCGGCGAGGCCGCGCAATATCTCGACGACGGGGACATCGCCGATCTCAGGGCCCGCGTCGAGCGCCTCAGCCCGTTCGGCACCGATCGGTTCGTGTTGCGCAAAAGCCTCCGCTCCGATCACCAGGACGCCGTCGGCGCGGCGCTGCACCCAGTCGAGGCGTATCTGGAGGACATCTGCGGCAAGTGA
- the adhE gene encoding bifunctional acetaldehyde-CoA/alcohol dehydrogenase yields the protein MAEATKAEAPTKPSPEEKQATAEAEVDALVKKGLKALDEFEKLDQKQVDRIVAKASIAALNKHLVLAKMAVDETGRGLVEDKATKNIFACEHVTNYLAGQKTVGIIREDDVMGIDEIAEPVGVVAGVTPVTNPTSTAIFKSLIALKTRCPIIFGFHPGAQKCSVEAARIVRDAAIEAGAPENCIQWIEHPSIQATGALMKHPGVATILATGGPGMVKAAYSSGKPALGVGAGNAPAYVDKNVDIVRAANDLVLSKHFDYGMICATEQAIIADKDIYAPLVKELKRRKAYFVNADEKAKLERYMFGVTAYESPDQHTVLNSVVPGKSPQYIAKAAGFEIPSDATILIAECKEVGEMEPLTMEKLAPVQALLKSDNKEQAFEMCEQMLVHGAGHTAAIHTNDEALVREYGQRMHACRIIWNSPSSLGGVGDIYNAIAPSLTLGCGSYGGNSVSGNVQAVNLLNIKRIARRNNNMQWFKIPAKTYFEPNAIKYLRDMYGIEKAVIVCDKVMEQLGIVDKVIDQLRARANRVTFRIIDYVEPEPSVETVERGAEMMREEFEPDTIIAVGGGSPMDAAKIMWLLYEHPEIAFSDVREKFFDIRKRAFKIPPLGKKAKLVCIPTSSGTGSEVTPFAVISDHKTGYKYPITDYALTPSVAIVDPVLARTQPRRLASDAGFDALTHSMEAYVSVYANDFTDGMALHAAKLVWENLAESVNGEPGEEKTRAQEKMHNAATMAGMAFGSAFLGMCHGMSHTIGALCHIAHGRTNSILLPYVIRYNGQVPEEPTSWPKYSKYIADERYRDLAINLGVDPGKTPAEAVENLAKAVEDYRDNKLGMNKSFKDCGVDEDYFWSVLDQIGMRAYEDQCAPANPRIPQIEDMKDIAIAAYYGVSQAEGRAMRIEREGVDATEEASERV from the coding sequence ATGGCAGAAGCAACGAAGGCCGAGGCTCCCACCAAGCCGAGCCCCGAGGAGAAGCAGGCAACGGCCGAGGCCGAGGTCGACGCCCTGGTCAAGAAGGGCCTGAAGGCGCTTGACGAGTTTGAGAAACTGGATCAGAAGCAGGTCGACCGCATCGTCGCCAAGGCGTCGATCGCCGCGCTGAACAAGCACCTCGTGCTGGCCAAGATGGCCGTCGACGAGACCGGCCGTGGCCTCGTGGAAGACAAGGCCACCAAGAACATCTTCGCCTGCGAGCACGTCACCAACTACCTGGCCGGCCAGAAGACCGTCGGCATCATCCGCGAGGACGACGTGATGGGCATCGACGAGATCGCCGAGCCGGTCGGCGTTGTCGCCGGCGTTACCCCGGTCACCAACCCGACCTCCACCGCGATCTTCAAGTCGCTCATCGCCCTCAAGACCCGCTGTCCGATTATCTTCGGCTTCCACCCGGGCGCGCAGAAGTGCTCTGTCGAGGCGGCCCGCATCGTGCGTGACGCGGCCATCGAGGCCGGTGCCCCGGAGAACTGCATCCAGTGGATCGAGCACCCGTCGATCCAGGCGACCGGCGCGCTGATGAAGCACCCCGGCGTCGCCACCATCCTGGCCACCGGCGGCCCCGGCATGGTCAAGGCCGCGTACTCGTCGGGCAAGCCGGCCCTCGGCGTGGGCGCCGGCAACGCGCCGGCCTACGTCGACAAGAACGTCGACATCGTGCGCGCCGCCAACGATCTGGTCCTCTCCAAGCACTTCGACTACGGCATGATCTGCGCCACCGAGCAGGCCATCATCGCCGACAAGGACATCTACGCGCCGCTCGTCAAGGAACTCAAGCGCCGCAAGGCCTACTTCGTGAACGCGGACGAGAAGGCCAAGCTGGAGCGCTACATGTTCGGCGTCACCGCCTACGAGAGCCCCGATCAGCACACCGTGCTCAACTCCGTGGTCCCGGGCAAGTCCCCGCAGTACATCGCCAAGGCCGCGGGCTTCGAGATCCCGTCCGACGCCACGATCCTGATCGCCGAGTGCAAGGAAGTCGGCGAGATGGAGCCGCTGACCATGGAGAAGCTCGCTCCGGTTCAGGCGCTGCTGAAGTCCGACAACAAGGAGCAGGCCTTCGAGATGTGCGAGCAGATGCTCGTGCACGGCGCCGGCCACACCGCCGCCATCCACACCAACGACGAGGCTCTGGTGCGCGAGTACGGCCAGCGCATGCACGCATGCCGCATCATCTGGAACTCCCCGAGCTCGCTGGGCGGCGTGGGCGACATCTACAACGCGATCGCCCCGTCGCTGACCCTGGGCTGCGGCTCCTACGGCGGCAACTCGGTGTCCGGCAACGTGCAGGCCGTGAACCTGCTCAACATCAAGCGCATCGCTCGGAGGAACAACAACATGCAGTGGTTCAAGATCCCGGCCAAGACCTACTTCGAGCCGAACGCCATCAAGTACCTGCGCGACATGTACGGCATCGAGAAGGCCGTCATTGTGTGCGACAAGGTCATGGAGCAGCTTGGCATCGTCGACAAGGTCATCGACCAGCTGCGCGCCCGCGCCAACCGCGTCACCTTCCGCATCATCGACTACGTCGAGCCGGAGCCCTCCGTCGAGACCGTCGAGCGTGGCGCCGAGATGATGCGCGAGGAGTTCGAGCCCGACACGATCATCGCGGTCGGCGGCGGATCCCCGATGGACGCGGCCAAGATCATGTGGCTGCTCTACGAGCACCCGGAAATCGCCTTCTCCGACGTGCGCGAGAAGTTCTTCGATATCCGCAAGCGCGCCTTCAAGATCCCGCCGCTGGGCAAGAAGGCCAAGCTCGTGTGCATCCCGACCTCGTCGGGCACCGGCTCGGAAGTGACGCCGTTCGCGGTGATCTCCGACCACAAGACCGGTTACAAGTACCCGATCACCGACTACGCGCTGACCCCGTCCGTCGCGATCGTGGATCCGGTGCTGGCCCGCACCCAGCCCCGCCGCCTGGCCTCCGACGCCGGCTTCGACGCGCTGACCCACTCGATGGAAGCCTACGTGTCGGTGTACGCGAACGACTTCACCGACGGCATGGCGCTGCACGCGGCCAAGCTCGTGTGGGAGAACCTGGCCGAGTCCGTCAACGGCGAGCCCGGCGAGGAGAAGACCCGCGCCCAGGAGAAGATGCACAATGCCGCCACCATGGCCGGCATGGCCTTCGGCTCCGCGTTCCTCGGCATGTGCCACGGCATGAGCCACACCATCGGCGCCCTGTGCCACATCGCCCACGGCCGCACGAACTCGATCCTGCTGCCGTACGTGATCCGCTACAACGGCCAGGTTCCCGAGGAACCGACCAGCTGGCCGAAGTACAGCAAGTATATCGCCGATGAGCGCTACCGCGATCTGGCCATCAACCTCGGCGTCGATCCGGGCAAGACCCCGGCCGAGGCCGTGGAGAACCTGGCGAAGGCCGTCGAGGACTACCGCGACAACAAGCTCGGCATGAACAAGAGCTTCAAGGATTGCGGCGTCGACGAGGATTACTTCTGGAGCGTGCTCGACCAGATCGGCATGCGCGCCTACGAGGACCAGTGCGCCCCCGCGAACCCGCGCATCCCGCAGATCGAGGACATGAAGGACATCGCCATCGCCGCCTACTACGGTGTGTCGCAGGCCGAAGGCCGCGCCATGCGCATCGAGCGCGAAGGCGTCGACGCCACCGAGGAAGCCTCCGAGCGCGTCTGA
- a CDS encoding YwiC-like family protein, whose translation MATSTRSPQTRRKTLKRDWVDNQPGAWVMVMLPAVAGAIIGGPNLDALWLLAAWAACYCVQFSAAHWFKSHCSRRYLPPMLVYIAVLAVIGLPFLATHTGVLRWAPLYMVLAALSMLSSWLRKERSLWGNAVAIIAASVMATVIVSFGSRNERACLESFAPLGTDASTASCGTAAASTAIRTMPGMDRLFDLHAWWPAGALPTVGLAAAILFALTQYGSVLVVKTMIRERGKRSYLVASWAWHAAMLLIFAIPDGRSPYLIVMAILLLARAIALPMAARHRTIKPVVTGITEAFASFIAFGCILAALLA comes from the coding sequence ATGGCCACATCAACGAGATCTCCGCAGACGCGCCGCAAGACCCTCAAACGCGACTGGGTCGATAACCAGCCAGGCGCATGGGTCATGGTCATGCTGCCGGCGGTTGCCGGAGCCATCATAGGCGGGCCCAATCTCGACGCCTTATGGCTGCTGGCGGCGTGGGCCGCCTGTTATTGCGTGCAATTCAGCGCCGCCCACTGGTTCAAGTCGCATTGTTCGCGGCGTTACCTGCCGCCGATGCTCGTCTATATCGCGGTGCTCGCCGTGATCGGGCTGCCGTTCCTCGCCACGCACACCGGAGTATTGCGTTGGGCACCGTTATATATGGTGCTTGCAGCCCTCTCGATGCTCTCCTCATGGCTGAGGAAGGAGCGATCGCTGTGGGGCAACGCGGTGGCCATAATCGCGGCATCGGTCATGGCCACGGTAATCGTGTCGTTCGGTTCGAGGAACGAGAGGGCGTGTCTCGAGTCCTTCGCGCCGTTGGGAACCGACGCTTCGACGGCCTCCTGCGGCACCGCAGCCGCCAGTACCGCCATTCGGACCATGCCAGGCATGGATAGGCTCTTTGATCTTCATGCGTGGTGGCCCGCAGGCGCCTTGCCCACGGTGGGATTGGCCGCAGCCATACTGTTCGCACTGACGCAGTATGGCTCGGTGCTGGTGGTCAAAACCATGATCCGCGAGCGGGGCAAGCGTTCGTATCTGGTGGCGTCATGGGCCTGGCACGCGGCGATGCTGCTGATATTCGCCATCCCGGATGGCCGTAGCCCCTACCTCATCGTGATGGCCATTCTGTTGTTGGCCCGCGCCATCGCGTTGCCGATGGCGGCACGGCACCGGACCATAAAACCCGTCGTCACCGGTATCACCGAGGCGTTCGCCAGCTTCATCGCCTTCGGATGCATCCTCGCGGCGCTCTTGGCATAA
- the budA gene encoding acetolactate decarboxylase, translating to MTKSQAEQIKPITDNNANVLYQHGTLALLVPGLLEGTTTIGELLKHGDTGIGTGEGLDGELIILDGEAYKVGQSGVAERVPDDFTMPFANVHHAAFQYQCERSDIGLKALNDRIVEANGRANTFFSVIVRGTFSFIKTRAVIKQQAPYPTLVEVADRQAMFLRHDVRGTLLGYFSPVMFHGAAVAGFHEHFLSDDRTFGGHVLDAVLDHGKIYSQVFDTLMQHLPVDDPGYRNHDFSKDPIAEAITTAEGDTH from the coding sequence GTGACAAAATCACAGGCGGAACAGATCAAACCAATCACCGACAACAACGCGAACGTGCTCTATCAGCACGGCACGCTGGCATTGCTCGTCCCCGGGCTGCTGGAAGGCACGACCACCATCGGCGAATTGCTGAAGCACGGCGACACCGGCATCGGCACCGGCGAGGGACTCGACGGCGAGCTCATCATCCTCGACGGCGAGGCGTACAAGGTCGGGCAGAGCGGCGTGGCGGAGCGGGTGCCGGACGATTTCACCATGCCGTTCGCGAACGTGCATCACGCCGCGTTCCAATACCAATGCGAACGGTCGGATATCGGACTCAAGGCGCTCAACGACCGCATCGTCGAGGCGAACGGCCGAGCCAACACCTTCTTCTCGGTGATCGTGCGCGGCACGTTCAGCTTCATCAAGACGCGCGCCGTCATCAAGCAGCAGGCGCCCTACCCCACACTGGTGGAGGTGGCCGACCGCCAGGCGATGTTCCTGCGCCACGATGTCAGGGGCACGCTGCTCGGCTATTTCTCGCCGGTCATGTTCCACGGCGCCGCGGTGGCCGGATTCCACGAGCACTTCCTCTCGGACGACCGCACCTTCGGCGGCCACGTGCTGGATGCGGTGCTCGACCACGGCAAGATCTACAGCCAGGTATTCGACACGCTGATGCAGCATCTTCCGGTGGACGACCCGGGATACCGCAATCACGATTTCAGCAAGGATCCGATCGCCGAGGCCATCACCACCGCCGAAGGCGACACCCACTGA
- the rpsJ gene encoding 30S ribosomal protein S10: MAGQKIRIRLKSYDHEVIDQSAKKIVETVTNAGATVVGPVPLPTEKNVFCVIRSPHKYKDSREHFEMRTHKRLIDIVDPTPKAVDSLMHIDLPADVNIEIKL; this comes from the coding sequence ATGGCGGGACAGAAAATCCGCATCAGGCTTAAGTCCTATGACCATGAGGTCATCGACCAATCGGCGAAGAAAATCGTCGAAACGGTGACGAACGCGGGTGCAACTGTGGTTGGCCCGGTTCCGCTCCCGACCGAGAAGAACGTGTTCTGTGTCATTCGTTCTCCTCACAAGTACAAGGATTCTCGCGAGCATTTCGAGATGCGCACGCACAAGCGCCTCATCGACATCGTGGACCCGACCCCCAAGGCCGTGGACTCCCTGATGCATATTGATCTGCCCGCGGATGTCAACATCGAGATCAAGCTGTAA
- the rplC gene encoding 50S ribosomal protein L3 yields MTSQRGSHKALLGKKLGMTQVWDDNGFFVPVTLVDVSTNVVTAVKSEETDGYKAVQIGYGQIDPTKVTKPLAGHFAKAGVTPRRHLVEVRTEDAAEYQPGQELTVEVFAEGSEVDVTGTTKGKGFAGTIKRWGFKSYRRTHGSHKNERRPGSVGACATPSRILKGKRMAGRMGHVTATVQSLTVVSADLENGILAVKGAIPGPKGGIVLVRTAVKGA; encoded by the coding sequence ATGACTTCGCAGAGAGGTAGCCACAAGGCTCTGCTGGGCAAGAAGCTCGGCATGACGCAGGTGTGGGACGACAACGGCTTCTTCGTCCCCGTCACGCTGGTGGATGTGTCCACCAACGTGGTCACGGCCGTCAAGTCCGAAGAGACCGACGGCTACAAGGCCGTCCAGATCGGCTATGGCCAGATCGATCCCACCAAGGTGACCAAGCCGCTCGCCGGCCACTTCGCCAAGGCTGGCGTCACCCCGCGCCGCCACCTCGTTGAGGTGCGCACCGAGGATGCCGCCGAGTATCAGCCCGGTCAGGAGCTGACCGTCGAGGTCTTCGCCGAAGGCTCCGAGGTCGACGTCACCGGCACCACCAAGGGCAAGGGCTTCGCCGGCACCATCAAGCGCTGGGGCTTCAAGTCCTACCGCCGCACCCACGGCTCTCACAAGAACGAACGCCGCCCCGGCTCCGTCGGCGCGTGCGCCACGCCGAGCCGTATCCTCAAGGGCAAGCGCATGGCTGGCCGCATGGGTCATGTGACCGCCACCGTCCAGAGCCTGACCGTTGTGTCCGCGGATCTTGAGAACGGCATTCTCGCCGTCAAGGGCGCCATTCCCGGCCCCAAGGGCGGCATCGTTCTCGTCCGCACGGCAGTGAAGGGAGCCTGA